In the genome of Pseudomonas sp. P5_109, one region contains:
- a CDS encoding transporter substrate-binding domain-containing protein, whose translation MNIKWLTLPALALLCCTTGASAKEWKELRFGVNPSYPPFESTTADGGVQGFGVDLGNAICAELKLTCVWVSNDFDGLIPGLKAGKFDAIESSMTVTDARKKQIDFTDQLYAGPTAIVTRKDSGLLPTAESLRGKTIGYMQGTIQETYAKAKLAPGGVKLRAYQNQDQVYADLVYGRLDASIQDKLQAQMSFLTTPQGADFQNSEGISDPLVPAEIAIGVRKDNEELKGMLNAAIKALHDKGIYAQIQQKHFAGLDLYNN comes from the coding sequence ATGAACATCAAATGGCTGACTTTGCCGGCACTCGCGTTGCTGTGCTGCACCACGGGCGCCAGTGCCAAGGAATGGAAGGAGCTGCGATTTGGCGTCAACCCAAGCTACCCACCCTTTGAATCCACCACGGCCGATGGCGGGGTCCAGGGCTTCGGCGTGGATCTGGGCAATGCGATTTGTGCCGAGTTGAAGCTCACCTGCGTGTGGGTCAGCAATGATTTCGACGGGCTGATTCCGGGGCTCAAGGCCGGCAAGTTCGATGCCATCGAATCGTCGATGACCGTGACCGACGCACGCAAGAAACAGATCGACTTTACCGATCAACTGTACGCCGGACCGACCGCCATCGTCACCCGCAAAGACTCCGGGCTGTTGCCTACTGCCGAATCGCTGCGCGGCAAAACCATCGGCTACATGCAGGGCACGATCCAGGAAACCTACGCCAAGGCCAAGCTGGCGCCGGGCGGGGTGAAACTGCGCGCCTACCAGAATCAGGATCAGGTCTATGCCGACCTGGTCTATGGCCGTCTCGATGCGTCGATCCAGGACAAGTTGCAGGCGCAGATGAGTTTCCTCACCACGCCACAAGGGGCGGACTTCCAGAACAGTGAAGGCATCAGCGACCCGTTGGTGCCGGCGGAAATCGCCATTGGCGTGCGCAAGGACAACGAAGAGCTCAAAGGCATGCTCAATGCCGCCATCAAGGCCCTGCACGACAAGGGCATCTACGCGCAGATCCAGCAGAAACACTTCGCTGGCCTGGATCTCTACAACAACTGA
- a CDS encoding ABC transporter permease: protein MNSFLNVLGLDLSALQGYGPLLLHGTWVTLKLSALALLVSMALGLLGAAAKLSPLKLLNLPATFYTTLIRGVPDLVLMLLIFYSLQGWLSALTEAMGWPYMEIDPFVAGIITLGFIYGAYFTETFRGAILSVPRGQQEAAACFGLNRWQRFRFVVFPQMMRFALPSLGNNWLVLLKATALVSIIGLSDLVKVAQEAGKSTFNMLDFLLLAAALYLLITSASNYLLRVLERRYNQGVRGMAR, encoded by the coding sequence GTGAATTCCTTCCTGAATGTTCTGGGGCTCGACCTTTCGGCCCTGCAAGGCTATGGCCCTTTGTTGCTGCACGGCACCTGGGTCACCCTGAAACTGTCGGCGCTCGCGCTTTTGGTGAGCATGGCGCTGGGGCTGCTCGGCGCGGCGGCCAAGCTGTCGCCGCTGAAGCTGTTGAACCTGCCGGCGACCTTCTACACGACGCTGATCCGTGGCGTGCCCGACCTGGTGTTGATGCTGCTGATTTTCTACAGCCTGCAAGGCTGGCTCAGCGCCCTGACCGAGGCCATGGGTTGGCCCTACATGGAGATCGATCCGTTCGTGGCCGGCATCATCACCCTTGGTTTCATCTACGGGGCGTATTTCACCGAGACCTTTCGCGGGGCGATTCTCAGTGTGCCGCGCGGGCAACAGGAAGCCGCGGCGTGCTTTGGCCTGAACCGCTGGCAGCGCTTTCGTTTCGTGGTGTTCCCGCAAATGATGCGTTTTGCCTTGCCGAGCCTTGGCAACAACTGGCTGGTGCTGCTCAAGGCCACGGCGCTGGTATCGATCATCGGTTTGTCAGACCTGGTCAAAGTCGCGCAGGAGGCCGGCAAAAGCACGTTCAACATGCTTGATTTCCTGTTGCTGGCGGCAGCACTCTACCTGCTGATCACCAGTGCTTCGAACTACCTTTTGCGCGTGCTGGAACGGCGCTACAACCAGGGTGTACGGGGGATGGCGCGATGA
- a CDS encoding ABC transporter permease, which produces MIELIAEYWKPFLFSDGETLTGLAMTLWLLVASIAMGFALSLPLAILRVSRWGLLRWPVQLFTYVFRGTPLYIQLLICYSGIYGIAVVRSQPLLEAFFRDAMNCTLLAFILNTCAYTVEIFAGAIRSIPYGEIEAAHAYGLSGWRLYLQLILPSALRRALPYYSNEVILMLHATSVAFTATIPDILKIARDANAATFMTFQAFGIAGLLYLVLSFGLVGAFRLAEKRWLSFLGPAH; this is translated from the coding sequence ATGATCGAGTTGATTGCCGAATACTGGAAACCCTTTCTGTTCAGCGACGGCGAGACCCTCACCGGGTTGGCCATGACCCTGTGGCTGCTGGTGGCGAGCATTGCCATGGGCTTTGCCTTGTCACTGCCCCTGGCGATCCTGCGGGTTTCGCGCTGGGGCTTGCTGCGTTGGCCAGTGCAATTGTTCACCTACGTGTTTCGCGGCACGCCGTTGTACATCCAGTTGCTGATTTGCTACAGCGGGATCTACGGCATCGCCGTGGTCCGTTCGCAGCCCTTGCTCGAAGCGTTTTTCCGTGACGCGATGAATTGCACGCTGTTGGCGTTCATCCTCAACACCTGCGCCTACACCGTGGAAATTTTCGCCGGAGCGATCCGCAGCATTCCCTATGGTGAAATCGAAGCGGCGCATGCCTATGGCCTGAGTGGCTGGCGCCTGTATCTGCAACTGATCCTGCCTTCGGCGCTGCGTCGCGCGCTGCCGTACTACAGCAACGAAGTGATCCTGATGCTGCACGCGACTTCGGTGGCCTTTACCGCAACGATTCCGGACATCCTGAAAATCGCCCGGGACGCCAACGCGGCGACCTTCATGACATTCCAGGCCTTCGGTATTGCCGGTCTTTTGTACCTCGTGCTGTCGTTCGGGCTGGTCGGCGCGTTCCGCCTGGCGGAGAAGCGCTGGCTGAGCTTTCTCGGCCCGGCCCACTGA